One Rissa tridactyla isolate bRisTri1 chromosome 1, bRisTri1.patW.cur.20221130, whole genome shotgun sequence DNA segment encodes these proteins:
- the ADGRG2 gene encoding adhesion G-protein coupled receptor G2 isoform X3 — translation MVAWGKRYCCVGRIQDIFLRFQIVLTVLLLHLFLATASKDHEDFLGQYKAVFKTACEDPWIMSPRISLRPLKEFIVCVHLKLYSSNSPWTAYVYSQETSHSNVSANKYDLGLTGDHGKLRIWFFGNQINTTARLRDNTWNHICIQWKSEDKEMKVFVNGTKKLNKRITGKVNLPGKGQFLLGCSKLPGTTMSPNLGMTGELYMFRMWDKANINQSLDCEDSGVIRWRKEDWVYNKTVEEDISLPCVETTATLPGRKQITGAHSGESATTTISDMTSEETTQTAEALNITDYYSTITPAGETILCNITPVCNFSVFYVGKVKLQANGESNASLNVDIVNNIAINSQVTKLIAIPAPTPQKLRISEFRKILQAVSESSVMECSAENQSIQCSFIMKLAERENISSLTDKAEISQLERCCCSSLKYCSLTAEELQMYTIDMPPHSIWVPFRRSPLRKKTSRKSNTFVSPTTLSSKQSPTIRPLIPPFTEIYFSGTLSVSPTTNPLSETSTTSTTETSVSSTSVTTTLPSSGSVAQPTMPTFPSIASNKSVTISTPATKSVTNAGFSIKSDAAYLTKPITIISPSVNFTKHSAISSSELPLKHPIVIPGFETSTKPVAQIHPATDSTVPISHNKNITAGPILPLTPFTITLTPTVSPVNHSVSASHPHSTADGHGSLPNGSTGKILSATTHTTSVHTTTINVTTAEQIVSKIENDLAAGKVEPKDVERMINEVSKVLTTSQPLPPRISNRIIKLVDYIGLKLNFSATSADFASPSLALAVVKTNHIRSNEMSFAVQDSADLQISLGINSINDLNNLGSIALPSSLLTSLPPEELDLASRIIFNFFKKTTVFQDLSLKNASLISNVISSSVSNLTISNLKANVTVTLQNIKPNQDNSTVRCVFWDFNKNGGHGGWSYEGCIVKESRVNETVCSCNHLTSFAVLMNLYGNTPLNPTQELVLTFISYIGCGLSAIFLSVTLVTYIAFEKIRRDYPSKILIQLCAALLLLNLVFLLDSWIALYDTRGLCIAVAVFLHYFLLVSFTWMGLEAFHMYLALVKVFNTYVRKYILKFCIVGWGLPAVVVSIVLAVSPDNYGLITTGRVSINRPDEFCWIKNRVVFYITAVGYFCLIFLINISMFIVVLIQLCRIKKKKQLGAQRKTSIQDLRSVAGLTFLLGITWGFAFFTVNEVFTYLFTIFNTLQGFFIFIFYCVTKENVRKQWRRYLCCGKFRLAENSDWSRTATNGLKKQTVNQGVSSSSNSLQSNSNSTNSTTLLMNNDYAVHMNGNGLHVWETTIRYHMAEPADFLTEKQKPPF, via the exons ATCATGAGGATTTCCTAGGACAATATAAAGCTGTCTTTAAGACTGCATGTGAAGATCCTTGGATTATGTCACCAAGAATTTCTCTGCGTCCCTTGAAAGAATTCATTGTCTGTGTGCACCTCAAGCTATATTCCTCAAATAGTCCCTGGACAGCGTATGTATACAGTCAGGAAACATCTCACAGCAATGTCTCTGCAAATAAGTATGATCTTGGACTTACAGGAGATCATGGTAAATTGAGGATATGGTTCTTTGGAAATCAAATAAATACAACAGCAAGACTTCGTGACAACACTTGGAACCACATATGTATCCAGTGGAAAAGTGAAGACAAAGAGATGAAGGTATTTGTAAACGgaacaaaaaaactaaacaaaagaaTAACAGGGAAAGTTAATCTCCCTGGAAAAGGGCAGTTCTTACTTGGCTGTTCAAAGCTGCCAGGTACAACTATGTCACCTAACTTGGGTATGACTGGCGAGCTGTACATGTTCAGAATGTGGGATAAAGCAAATATAAATCAATCGCTGGACTGTGAAGATAGTGGTGTTATACGCTGGAGAAAGGAGGATTGGGTCTATAATAAGACAGTAGAAGAGGATATCTCCTTGCCGTGTG TTGAAACTACTGCTACCTTGCCTGGCAGAAAACAGATAACAG gTGCACATTCAGGAGAATCAGCTACAACAACCATTTCTG atatGACTTCAGAGGAGACTACACAAACTGCAG aagcacTTAACATCACTGATTATTACTCCACCATAACACCAG CAGGAGAAACCATTTTATGCAACATAACACCTGTCTGTAATTTCTCAG TGTTCTATGTGGGCAAGGTAAAACTTCAGGCAAATGGAGAAAGTAACGCATCACTAAATGTAGACATA GTTAATAACATAGCCATCAACAGTCAAGTTACAAAATTAATTGCAATTCCAGCACCTACCCCACAAAAATTGAG aatttcagaGTTCAGAAAAATTTTGCAAGCAGTAAGTGAG TCCTCTGTTATGGAATGCAGTGCAGAAAACCAAAG TATACAGTGCAGTTTCATAATGAAGCTGGCTGAGAGAGAGAATATAAGCAGTTTAACAGACAAAGCAGAAATAAGTCAACTTG AACGGTGCTGCTGTTCGTCACTGAAGTATTGTTCCTTGACTGCTGAAGAATTACAAATGTA taccaTAGACATGCCACCTCATTCTATATGGGTTCCTTTCCGTCGCTCTCCTCTCCGTAAAAAGACTTCACGCAAATCTAATACTTTTGTTTCCCCCACTACGCTTTCTTCTAAACAAAGCCCCACAATTAGACCACTGATCCCACCAttcacagaaatttatttttctggaactCTCTCCGTATCTCCCACTACAAATCCTCTCTCTGAAACTTCTACCACATCTACTACTGAAACTTCTGTGTCTTCCACCAGTGTTACCACTACACTTCCCTCTTCTGGGTCTGTTGCTCAACCTACCATGCCAACTTTTCCTTCTATAGCTTCTAATAAATCTGTCACTATTTCCACACCTGCGACAAAATCTGTGACTAATGCTGGTTTCTCAATTAAATCTGATGCTGCATATCTTACCAAGCCTATTACAATAATTTCTCCGTCTGTAAATTTCACTAAACATTCTGCAATTTCCTCTTCTGAGCTTCCCCTCAAACATCCAATAGTAATTCCCGGCTTTGAAACTTCCACCAAACCTGTTGCACAAATTCATCCTGCTACAGACTCAACTGTACCTATTTCTCATAACAAAAACATTACTGCAGGACCTATTCTTCCCCTTACTCCTTTCACAATAACTTTGACCCCTACTGTTAGTCCTGTCAACCATTCTGTCTCAGCTTCTCATCCTCATTCTACTGCTGATGGCCATGGTAGCCTGCCTAATGGGAGCACAG GAAAGATACTGTCAGCTACCACACACACAACTTCTGTACATACTACCACCATTAATGTCACCACAGCGGAGCAAATTGTGTCCAAAATAGAAAACGATTTAGCAGCTGGAAAAGTAGAGCCAAAAGATGTAGAAAGGATGATTAATGAAGTTAGCAAAGTCCTGACCACTTCTCAACCATTACCACCCCGAATTTCTAACAG AATTATAAAACTGGTGGATTATATtggtttaaaactgaatttttcagCAACATCTGCTGATTTTGCCTCCCCTTCCTTGGCTCTGGCAGTTGTCAAAACCAATCACATCCGCTCCAACGAAATGTCTTTTGCTGTCCAGGACTCTGCTGATCTCCAG atctctCTAGGCATTAATTCAATTAATGACTTAAATAATCTTGGATCAATTGCACTTCCTTCATCGTTGCTGACCAGTTTACCTCCTGAAGAGTTGGACTTGGCTTCTAGAATTATATTCAACTTCTTTAAGAAGACCACTGTGTTCCAG GATCTGTCCTTGAAGAATGCATCTTTAATCAGCAATGTTATATCATCAAGTGTTTCTAACCTCACAATTAGCAACTTAAAGGCAAATGTTACTGTCACTTTACAGAATATCAAACCTAATCAG GATAATTCAACAGTTAGATGTGTTTTTTGGGACTTTAATAAAAATG GTGGACATGGAGGCTGGTCATATGAAGGTTGCATAGTTAAAGAAAGCAGAGTAAATGAAACAGTCTGTTCATGCAACCACCTCACAAGCTTTGCAGTTTTGAtg aACTTGTATGGAAATACTCCTTTGAATCCCACACAAGAATTGGTGCTGACTTTTATATCTTATATAGGCTGTGGCCTctctgcaatttttctttctgttactctTGTGACCTACATAGCCTTTGA GAAAATCCGGAGAGACTACCCCTCCAAAATCCTTATTCAGCTGTGTGCTGCATTACTTCTGCTCAACTTAGTTTTTCTCCTTGACTCATGGATTGCACTGTATGATACACGAGGCCTATGCATTGCAGTTGCAGTATTTCTTCACTATTTCCTCTTGGTTTCCTTCACCTGGATGGGCCTAGAAGCTTTCCACATGTATCTGGCCCTTGTGAAAGTCTTTAATACCTACGTACGGAAATACATTCTTAAATTTTGCATTGTTGGTTGGG GGTTACCAGCAGTAGTTGTGTCCATTGTGTTGGCGGTATCACCAGATAATTATGGACTTATAACCACTGGAAGGGTTTCAATAAACAGACCTGATGAATT CTGCTGGATTAAAAATAGAGTTGTCTTCTATATTACTGCTGTGGGATACTTTTGCCTGATATTCCTGATAAATATCAGCATGTTCATTGTTGTGCTGATCCAGCTCTGTcgtatcaaaaagaaaaaacaacttggTGCCCAAAGAAAAACCAGTATTCAAGACCTTAGGAGTGTTGCTGGCCTCACATTCCTGTTGGGAATTACTTGGGGATTTGCGTTCTTCACCGTAAACGAGGTATTTACTTACCTCTTTACCATTTTCAACACTTTGCAAG GGttcttcatttttatcttctaTTGTGTAACAAAGGAGAATGTCCGTAAACAGTGGAGAAGATATCTCTGTTGTGGGAAATTCAGGCTGGCTGAAAACTCTG ACTGGAGTAGAACTGCTACGAATGGTTTAAAGAAGCAGACCGTAAATCAAGGAGTATCCAGTTCTTCCAATTCCTTACAATCAAACAGTAACTCCACTAATTCTACAACACTGCTGATGAATAACGATTACGCAGTGCACATGAATGGAAATG GTTTGCATGTTTGGGAAACTACCATTAGGTATCACATGGCTGAACCTGCAGATTTCCTCACTGAGAAACAGAAACCACCCTTCTGA
- the ADGRG2 gene encoding adhesion G-protein coupled receptor G2 isoform X1, which produces MVAWGKRYCCVGRIQDIFLRFQIVLTVLLLHLFLATASKDHEDFLGQYKAVFKTACEDPWIMSPRISLRPLKEFIVCVHLKLYSSNSPWTAYVYSQETSHSNVSANKYDLGLTGDHGKLRIWFFGNQINTTARLRDNTWNHICIQWKSEDKEMKVFVNGTKKLNKRITGKVNLPGKGQFLLGCSKLPGTTMSPNLGMTGELYMFRMWDKANINQSLDCEDSGVIRWRKEDWVYNKTVEEDISLPCVETTATLPGRKQITGAHSGESATTTISDMTSEETTQTAEALNITDYYSTITPAGETILCNITPVCNFSVFYVGKVKLQANGESNASLNVDIVNNIAINSQVTKLIAIPAPTPQKLRISEFRKILQAVSESSVMECSAENQSIQCSFIMKLAERENISSLTDKAEISQLERCCCSSLKYCSLTAEELQMYTIDMPPHSIWVPFRRSPLRKKTSRKSNTFVSPTTLSSKQSPTIRPLIPPFTEIYFSGTLSVSPTTNPLSETSTTSTTETSVSSTSVTTTLPSSGSVAQPTMPTFPSIASNKSVTISTPATKSVTNAGFSIKSDAAYLTKPITIISPSVNFTKHSAISSSELPLKHPIVIPGFETSTKPVAQIHPATDSTVPISHNKNITAGPILPLTPFTITLTPTVSPVNHSVSASHPHSTADGHGSLPNGSTGKILSATTHTTSVHTTTINVTTAEQIVSKIENDLAAGKVEPKDVERMINEVSKVLTTSQPLPPRISNRIIKLVDYIGLKLNFSATSADFASPSLALAVVKTNHIRSNEMSFAVQDSADLQISLGINSINDLNNLGSIALPSSLLTSLPPEELDLASRIIFNFFKKTTVFQDLSLKNASLISNVISSSVSNLTISNLKANVTVTLQNIKPNQDNSTVRCVFWDFNKNGGHGGWSYEGCIVKESRVNETVCSCNHLTSFAVLMNLYGNTPLNPTQELVLTFISYIGCGLSAIFLSVTLVTYIAFEKIRRDYPSKILIQLCAALLLLNLVFLLDSWIALYDTRGLCIAVAVFLHYFLLVSFTWMGLEAFHMYLALVKVFNTYVRKYILKFCIVGWGLPAVVVSIVLAVSPDNYGLITTGRVSINRPDEFCWIKNRVVFYITAVGYFCLIFLINISMFIVVLIQLCRIKKKKQLGAQRKTSIQDLRSVAGLTFLLGITWGFAFFTVNEVFTYLFTIFNTLQGFFIFIFYCVTKENVRKQWRRYLCCGKFRLAENSDWSRTATNGLKKQTVNQGVSSSSNSLQSNSNSTNSTTLLMNNDYAVHMNGNGHLSSEKNGVSFSVQNGDVCLHDFSGKQLVFQEKDDTGSQKSRISLRRTSKRGSLTFIEKM; this is translated from the exons ATCATGAGGATTTCCTAGGACAATATAAAGCTGTCTTTAAGACTGCATGTGAAGATCCTTGGATTATGTCACCAAGAATTTCTCTGCGTCCCTTGAAAGAATTCATTGTCTGTGTGCACCTCAAGCTATATTCCTCAAATAGTCCCTGGACAGCGTATGTATACAGTCAGGAAACATCTCACAGCAATGTCTCTGCAAATAAGTATGATCTTGGACTTACAGGAGATCATGGTAAATTGAGGATATGGTTCTTTGGAAATCAAATAAATACAACAGCAAGACTTCGTGACAACACTTGGAACCACATATGTATCCAGTGGAAAAGTGAAGACAAAGAGATGAAGGTATTTGTAAACGgaacaaaaaaactaaacaaaagaaTAACAGGGAAAGTTAATCTCCCTGGAAAAGGGCAGTTCTTACTTGGCTGTTCAAAGCTGCCAGGTACAACTATGTCACCTAACTTGGGTATGACTGGCGAGCTGTACATGTTCAGAATGTGGGATAAAGCAAATATAAATCAATCGCTGGACTGTGAAGATAGTGGTGTTATACGCTGGAGAAAGGAGGATTGGGTCTATAATAAGACAGTAGAAGAGGATATCTCCTTGCCGTGTG TTGAAACTACTGCTACCTTGCCTGGCAGAAAACAGATAACAG gTGCACATTCAGGAGAATCAGCTACAACAACCATTTCTG atatGACTTCAGAGGAGACTACACAAACTGCAG aagcacTTAACATCACTGATTATTACTCCACCATAACACCAG CAGGAGAAACCATTTTATGCAACATAACACCTGTCTGTAATTTCTCAG TGTTCTATGTGGGCAAGGTAAAACTTCAGGCAAATGGAGAAAGTAACGCATCACTAAATGTAGACATA GTTAATAACATAGCCATCAACAGTCAAGTTACAAAATTAATTGCAATTCCAGCACCTACCCCACAAAAATTGAG aatttcagaGTTCAGAAAAATTTTGCAAGCAGTAAGTGAG TCCTCTGTTATGGAATGCAGTGCAGAAAACCAAAG TATACAGTGCAGTTTCATAATGAAGCTGGCTGAGAGAGAGAATATAAGCAGTTTAACAGACAAAGCAGAAATAAGTCAACTTG AACGGTGCTGCTGTTCGTCACTGAAGTATTGTTCCTTGACTGCTGAAGAATTACAAATGTA taccaTAGACATGCCACCTCATTCTATATGGGTTCCTTTCCGTCGCTCTCCTCTCCGTAAAAAGACTTCACGCAAATCTAATACTTTTGTTTCCCCCACTACGCTTTCTTCTAAACAAAGCCCCACAATTAGACCACTGATCCCACCAttcacagaaatttatttttctggaactCTCTCCGTATCTCCCACTACAAATCCTCTCTCTGAAACTTCTACCACATCTACTACTGAAACTTCTGTGTCTTCCACCAGTGTTACCACTACACTTCCCTCTTCTGGGTCTGTTGCTCAACCTACCATGCCAACTTTTCCTTCTATAGCTTCTAATAAATCTGTCACTATTTCCACACCTGCGACAAAATCTGTGACTAATGCTGGTTTCTCAATTAAATCTGATGCTGCATATCTTACCAAGCCTATTACAATAATTTCTCCGTCTGTAAATTTCACTAAACATTCTGCAATTTCCTCTTCTGAGCTTCCCCTCAAACATCCAATAGTAATTCCCGGCTTTGAAACTTCCACCAAACCTGTTGCACAAATTCATCCTGCTACAGACTCAACTGTACCTATTTCTCATAACAAAAACATTACTGCAGGACCTATTCTTCCCCTTACTCCTTTCACAATAACTTTGACCCCTACTGTTAGTCCTGTCAACCATTCTGTCTCAGCTTCTCATCCTCATTCTACTGCTGATGGCCATGGTAGCCTGCCTAATGGGAGCACAG GAAAGATACTGTCAGCTACCACACACACAACTTCTGTACATACTACCACCATTAATGTCACCACAGCGGAGCAAATTGTGTCCAAAATAGAAAACGATTTAGCAGCTGGAAAAGTAGAGCCAAAAGATGTAGAAAGGATGATTAATGAAGTTAGCAAAGTCCTGACCACTTCTCAACCATTACCACCCCGAATTTCTAACAG AATTATAAAACTGGTGGATTATATtggtttaaaactgaatttttcagCAACATCTGCTGATTTTGCCTCCCCTTCCTTGGCTCTGGCAGTTGTCAAAACCAATCACATCCGCTCCAACGAAATGTCTTTTGCTGTCCAGGACTCTGCTGATCTCCAG atctctCTAGGCATTAATTCAATTAATGACTTAAATAATCTTGGATCAATTGCACTTCCTTCATCGTTGCTGACCAGTTTACCTCCTGAAGAGTTGGACTTGGCTTCTAGAATTATATTCAACTTCTTTAAGAAGACCACTGTGTTCCAG GATCTGTCCTTGAAGAATGCATCTTTAATCAGCAATGTTATATCATCAAGTGTTTCTAACCTCACAATTAGCAACTTAAAGGCAAATGTTACTGTCACTTTACAGAATATCAAACCTAATCAG GATAATTCAACAGTTAGATGTGTTTTTTGGGACTTTAATAAAAATG GTGGACATGGAGGCTGGTCATATGAAGGTTGCATAGTTAAAGAAAGCAGAGTAAATGAAACAGTCTGTTCATGCAACCACCTCACAAGCTTTGCAGTTTTGAtg aACTTGTATGGAAATACTCCTTTGAATCCCACACAAGAATTGGTGCTGACTTTTATATCTTATATAGGCTGTGGCCTctctgcaatttttctttctgttactctTGTGACCTACATAGCCTTTGA GAAAATCCGGAGAGACTACCCCTCCAAAATCCTTATTCAGCTGTGTGCTGCATTACTTCTGCTCAACTTAGTTTTTCTCCTTGACTCATGGATTGCACTGTATGATACACGAGGCCTATGCATTGCAGTTGCAGTATTTCTTCACTATTTCCTCTTGGTTTCCTTCACCTGGATGGGCCTAGAAGCTTTCCACATGTATCTGGCCCTTGTGAAAGTCTTTAATACCTACGTACGGAAATACATTCTTAAATTTTGCATTGTTGGTTGGG GGTTACCAGCAGTAGTTGTGTCCATTGTGTTGGCGGTATCACCAGATAATTATGGACTTATAACCACTGGAAGGGTTTCAATAAACAGACCTGATGAATT CTGCTGGATTAAAAATAGAGTTGTCTTCTATATTACTGCTGTGGGATACTTTTGCCTGATATTCCTGATAAATATCAGCATGTTCATTGTTGTGCTGATCCAGCTCTGTcgtatcaaaaagaaaaaacaacttggTGCCCAAAGAAAAACCAGTATTCAAGACCTTAGGAGTGTTGCTGGCCTCACATTCCTGTTGGGAATTACTTGGGGATTTGCGTTCTTCACCGTAAACGAGGTATTTACTTACCTCTTTACCATTTTCAACACTTTGCAAG GGttcttcatttttatcttctaTTGTGTAACAAAGGAGAATGTCCGTAAACAGTGGAGAAGATATCTCTGTTGTGGGAAATTCAGGCTGGCTGAAAACTCTG ACTGGAGTAGAACTGCTACGAATGGTTTAAAGAAGCAGACCGTAAATCAAGGAGTATCCAGTTCTTCCAATTCCTTACAATCAAACAGTAACTCCACTAATTCTACAACACTGCTGATGAATAACGATTACGCAGTGCACATGAATGGAAATG GCCATCTTTCCAGTGAGAAGAATGGTGTTTCTTTCAGTGTACAGAATGGTGATGTGTGTCTCCATGACTTTTCAGGCAAACAACTTGTATTTCAAGAAAAGGATGATACAGGCAGCCAAAAAAGCCGTATCTCACTCAGAAGGACTTCAAAGAGGGGAAGCCTAACTTTTATTGAGAAAATGTGA